One segment of Brassica napus cultivar Da-Ae unplaced genomic scaffold, Da-Ae ScsIHWf_1176;HRSCAF=1685, whole genome shotgun sequence DNA contains the following:
- the LOC125596311 gene encoding uncharacterized protein LOC125596311, with protein MDVNSGSNTSFLFDSWSPLGSLIELTGERGTMDLGIPLNSTVERAIQLYRPKRHRVSILQLIDKEIGVLKNRGLNQQDDICLWKRENGDFKEGFSTAQTWNITRAQSPSVSWFKGVWFPGATPKFSFLIWIAIHNRLSTGDRILRWNPQAVSTCWLCKTAPETRDHLFFECAYSQEVWLKTIKNLAGNRRSCDWSSVVQVVVNGFHGRIVTFLLRYCFQAVAYALWHERNVRRVSEPSLPARCLVARLDKLVRNRITSLRRKKGGKYEKAMKVWFSRS; from the coding sequence ATGGATGTTAATAGTGGCTCAAATACTTCTTTCTTGTTTGATAGTTGGTCGCCGCTGGGGAGTCTAATTGAGCTAACAGGGGAACGAGGCACAATGGATCTGGGTATTCCTCTAAATAGTACGGTGGAAAGGGCTATACAGCTATACCGGCCAAAGAGACATAGAGTATCCATTCTTCAGTTGATTGATAAAGAGATTGGGGTGTTGAAAAACAGAGGATTGAATCAGCAGGATGATATATGTCTTTGGAAGAGAGAAAATGGGGATTTTAAAGAAGGTTTCTCCACGGCGCAAACTTGGAACATTACTAGAGCTCAGTCACCGAGTGTCTCTTGGTTCAAAGGAGTATGGTTTCCTGGTGCTACTCCAAAGTTTTCTTTCCTCATATGGATTGCAATACATAATAGACTATCAACAGGAGACAGGATTTTAAGATGGAATCCTCAGGCTGTATCTACATGCTGGTTGTGTAAAACGGCTCCTGAAACGAGGGATCATTTGTTCTTTGAGTGTGCTTATTCACAAGAAGTTTGGTTGAAGACTATCAAGAACCTAGCAGGTAACAGAAGAAGTTGTGATTGGTCTAGTGTGGTTCAAGTGGTGGTGAATGGATTCCATGGTAGGATTGTGACTTTTCTTCTTCGCTATTGTTTTCAAGCTGTCGCATATGCATTATGGCATGAACGAAACGTGAGAAGGGTGAGTGAACCTTCTTTGCCTGCCCGTTGTCTAGTTGCTCGATTGGATAAGTTGGTCAGGAACAGGATCACGTCTTTGAGGAGGAAGAAAGGAGGAAAATATGAGAAGGCAATGAAGGTTTGGTTTAGTAGAAGCTAA